tttatcgataaaatttattttgaaaatatgATTGACAATCAAATAACGATCAAACTAGTatgttcaaattttttattagatAATGATAAATCCGATCTTACTAATGGTAAATTTTATTATTGGCTACATTAAGGATAAATTTccgtaaataaaaattaaaagtgttAACATATATATACTTTTGTCACGAGTCTTGCATCTCCAAGTGTATTGTTCACAACTAACAATCTTTgttaaatctaaaaaaaaaaaaactatattggttaaataaaaatttaatacatGCTCGTTTAGTTCATctgtttttatttgttgtttattattattagcgGTTTGTTATTTGCGGTTGCTAGTAGATAGTAGATATTAATTAatctttatattaaaaatagttgtttcgaaattttaccaaatattttttttatcttctattTAATCCGAAAAATGGAACCAAACACACAGTTAATTGTTTTTTGTTTGGAGCTCAATTGATTAAAATAGAAGTTTAATTAAAAGCATATAGTCAACCAATAGATAAAAGTATTGAGGTGATCATAATGTTTATCTCCATGACAAGTAATATTAGAGCAAAATGTGTCATGTTCTCTTAAATTTTTACTGTTTTATGCATAAATTCAAAAtccattattttattatattcaattttttctttttttttataaaagggaaaattaacTATTACTCAAAAAGAGATTTTTGGACCTCGCATCCATTAACCAACTAGAGATGGAAAAAGTAACAAAAGTATTAACAAAAGATATGGTAAGATTGTCGAGCAATAACATTAGTAGACTCATTAGCTAACCTAAGAATAAAAGACATGAAATTATCTAGTCTAGTACAGACAAAATCCCAACACTCACTAATACTCCTCTAAAATCAGAAAGATCTGCATTCTACCTATGCAAAGCATCAACAACAATTTTAGCATCTATTTCCCAACAACATTGTAGAGGCCAAGAGAAAGAATCCAAACCAGCGTCGTCCTGAGAGCTACAACTTCCAAAACCTTAGGTTCAAACAAGTGCAAGTACACATCACTACCACAAACAAAAAATGAACCATCCTCCCTACAAATGATAGCACCCACACCACAATAATACTCACCCGAAAACAACGTTGCATCAATGTCATATTTACGCCACCCAGTCCTTGGCTTTGCTCAATGAACAACCCCCTTATTTTCTACCCTAACCTCCTTACCAATATAGAAAGATTCTAAATATGTCTTACGATTGAGCTCATTCCAATCCATAAAGAAGCGGTCAGACGTTGTTACTATATGTGAAGCTGGCAGCAGTTTGTTATTCCAAACCAAGTTATTTTGTTGGCTCCAGATGGACCAGATAATAGAAGCCGCTAATCTCAGCACCTTATCAGAATGAGCAGTGAAGACATGAAGAAAACAATCCACGAATGAATCAAACTCAAACCTATGCCAATCAATATCATATGAAGACCAACAACTAGAGGGTTGACCCTAGACATGAGGATTGCTAGACAACCGATCCTTAACAAGCTCATGATTTCTTTATGACCAAAACTTCCAtacaagaaaaaaagaagataaaagATAAGAACACTTATTGATTAAAAGGAATTGTTATATAAGAGTGCAGAGgaaaaaaagaatgcaaattcGTCccatttttatagatttttgaACATAAGAAACCCTAAAACCCTTTCACTTACGTTCATTTTGAAATGGCAACTTGTGTGGCTACTTCATAGTGGAATAACCATCTTGAAGGCGCTTGCAAGGGATCACGTGCTCTGTCAGCTAAAATGACACTCCAACACGCTTTCTTCATTTCTCAATTATCCAAATTGAGGAATTAAACATCGTGCACGAGAAGGTACACTCATTTTTTATAAATGTTGCAACGCCCTTAGCTTCATCCACCATCAATTCTACTTCGGTCTTTGTCGAACCACAAAGTTAAACAGGAATTTGATTCTTCGAATCACCAACCTAATACACATTAATCCctaacggggtgtttgttaTGAGGGATATAtgaggtgggatagggataaaaaacacgagataagttatcccacgtttgtttgtgagatagaagagtgagacagatgagggataagtcttctatccctcaaatcctatacccaggaggagggtggtataaggaggtgagataagctcctgcgattttaatatgATGGAAAATTCCATCTTATCTCTCAAATTAATATTATGTagtttaaaatagtaaaatgtattattttatccctatccctatcccacgtaccaaacattgaataacaattctcgaattatatttttatccttatcccaactatTTATCGTTGTCCATATCTCaacctttatccttatctctatcccaatagaataccaaacgccccgtaaAAAGCCTAAGATGACCGAATGGAGGACATTTGGTAATAAATGAATAATCACGCTAAACATGTGGACCAATGAACCTATTTGAGCTAGATCATAACCGCTATTAACATGTGGACCAACGTTGAATCTACAAGACACCAATTTCCATGTTCACCCCTCTAAGTACATGATCATATTTTCACCTGCAAAATCTCATCAGACCCATTAAAGAATATTTTACTTATCATTCCTACACGTGTACTAAGTCACTATTAGAATGCACATACTATAAAACTGTCAAAACTACTCTTGACacactataaatagaaataaCTAATTGCACAATCAGAGATGAATGTAATATATTCAACATCGAAAATGAAATTTTAGTAATACTAAAGTCGAGATTCCATCGTATAATTACATCAATTGTAGGTTGAAGATGCTCTTATATTTCGTCCCCATTGAAAAATATTCCTTTGGAAAGTTGTTTTTCCATTTTTGAATAAGCAATCTAAAATATAATTACACCTTTGACATAAATGGCATAACGTAGATGTAGATTATAAGCAATTAAAATTTGTTATTTAAAGAATCACTTATTATcaaagtaataataataatagtaatcattttataaattaaaaaaaaaaaggaaaaagaagaaagaacaTCCAAAAGATAAAGCCATTGACGTGTTTTTGACTCCCTTTTTAAGATAGAATAGAATCGTGTGAAAACCGTAAACCAACAAACCCACCCACAtgaaaagggtaaattacacccatggccatttaactttaccaattttaatattataaccactgaacttcaatttttaaaaatataatcacTAAATTTTATACCTTTTAATATTAGTGAACACTCAACTTTAATCAAGTCCTCAAAATAAccattaacgacctcaaaatgaagatattaaaaaaattaaagatgttcagaacgacatttacaatgaaaccacatttttttttcaaaatcacattttttggagctttctctttctaaaaattgACCATattttctaaccaaacaacacctaaatgatcttaaaacaaaattttcaagaattaaagttatttataatatcatcaattgttttattttcaGACCGTTAGTGGTCGTTTTGACGCATTAAGTGGCTATACGTGTTAAAAGGTGTAAAATTCAATGGCTATACTATTAAGTATTAAAGTTCAGTAGCAATATTATTATATggataaagtttagtggccatgagtgtaatttaccccacatgaaaatgaaaaaccCGCTAAGTCGCCGTTTTGGAATCTTCTCTCTCCTCAAGTCAAATAAATCAATGGTCACCATTCACCTACTCCTCCCATCTCCACATCAGCATTTCTTACATCACCAACCACTCAAAATCCGCCACGTAACACTAAACTCAGCCTTAACATCTGTCTCACTCCGCGTCATGTTGTCACTTTAAAAAAGTCTCTAGCGCATCAGCCATCCACTGAAATGCCAAAACGTGTTCGAGAAGACACCGACTCAGCCGACTTGGACCGACCAGATCAGCCACGTCATTACTAGAAGCTCGTAGCAGCACCTTGTTACTTCCTTTATCCTGCTATATTCTTCCACGTGTCCCATTTCAACGGCTAGTTTTTTTtctctattattttatttttttaaccacaCGAGGGGAAGATCTTTTCAGGAAATTTCCAGTAATTTCAGGCAGTTTCAGCTTTTAAATTACTGATTTTTATGTATTTaccttatattttaatttatttatggaTAAAGTAGAAAATCACTAGCTATAATAAATTCTGCCCAATATTACTATTTTAATGTTTCAAAAGTTGAGTAATTTTAGATTTCTTTAACTAGATTAAGGTGGTTTTGTTTTGGTAAATAATTTAATCAcctcaattaaaattttaagcATTTCCTTAatttaaatacattttataattattatttttcaaccatttaaattatttatttaaataaaaaattacttattttaataaattgaaatatttagttttaaattttaaattatacgtgattaaacaatatttttatatcaattacttatttttaatatttattaaataattatatcgTTTAATAATTTCAATACTTAGAGGTgtttgtttcattttttttaggaaTGTTTAACGTCTCAGTTCAAACCGTGCGTTTGGTGAAGATTATACAACAGCAacgtttaattttgtttttatcgAAACTGCAACGTCTttgagcttttcacgaaaagctccaaatataAGTTTTTTCGTGAAAACTGTATGTATATATTTGATGCtgacaaaattatcattttaattcgtaaatatatttattttttttatcactagtcatatttatatattattgcCAAAAGAACAATGTTTTATTGattcaataaatattttatattttatttagctatttatattattttttattaatttggattgtccttttattGGACAAACTCCAAATGTAACTATGTGGTGCGAATTTATAAATGGGTGCTTATGGTTTATTTTTGCTACTAAAAGAGGACTAGGGTGATTGCCGTTAGCAAAATTAAGAACTTTAAGTTGATATCATCAATTTTGACCATCGATAACCTCAAATTAGAAAATTCAAAGAATTAAAATATGTCCATATTATATACTTTTCATACCAAGAACAACAATTCATCaccattttatcaaacactaataattaatcaGTTGATAGCAAACAATACACAACTaactataacaacaataacaacaactaTCAGTTACCAGCTGAATCAAACAGACCATAAATATTTGTTTGATTTAGTTGTCCATATTTGCGGTTAGCTATTTGTTGTTCCTGGTAAAAGCTAGTTTAGAACCTGTTTGATTCAGTTGttagaattgaaaaataaaacgtaattatttttaattcttaTTAAACATTTTTTATCTCTAGTTTAGAATTTGATTCGCTCATATATCTTTTCTGTCTTTCAGGTTGGGCAGTAATCCTAGTTATATCTAGAGAAACGTATAAAGTTCGGTTGATCTACTTCAGAAAATGGTTAGATGGCGGATTGGGGATGGAGCTACTATGCAGATCTGGTCAGATCCATGGATTATTTCAGATGTTTTGCATGTGGTAGGGTCGTTGGCGTTGGAGGAGAATCGGATGGCCAAGGTCCTAGAGCTGATTATCCCGCTCAAATTTAGAATTACAGGTTGGTTCGAGAGTGGTTTAGCGACACAGACACATATGTATACTCGATATGGTCGTTCTGTTTGCAGCTCGGGCCGATAGAATTACGTACCATTTTAGCCGAGATTGGGGTGTATTCATTTAAGACGGGATATCGTTTACTTGAAAGGGACGGGGGATAGAGGGAGACGAGAGGGTTGGGCTCGTACGTGGGAGCTTGAGGTACTGTAGAAGGTTAAAATTTTCTTGTGGAAATTGGGAGCGAAACTATTGCCGCTATGAACTAGGATGTTGTCCTGACATACTTATACGGTAAGCCATTATTTGATGTGTTTAACGGATGTTGAGCATGGATAGAATCTATTCTCATGATGTTCATATGCTTCAATGTGTTGGATACAACAAGCGAGACTGGCGAGTGGAGTGTGAGATGATCGAGGATTGGGGTTTGCACTTGCGTGCTATTGCGAACATAGAGGAAGCTAGCATGTATGCGATTGTGCGTTGGACTATTTAGGGCTAAAGGAACCAACAACAAAGGCAAGGGAGCTGTCGATCACACACAGAAGCATTAGAGGAGTCGACTAGGTTTATGGCATATTGACGAGCGGTTAGACAGATACAAGTTGGTGGTGTGTTGGGTCTATAGCAGGTCGTGAGTGTTGGAGTTCAGCAGTGACAGCCTCCGCTATTGGGATGAATTAAATGCAATGTGGATGCCGCTTTGTTCGTGGAAGAGAGACGATTCAGAGCAGGAGCTGTGATTCCGAACTCAAGAGGTCGTTTCCTAGGTTGCAGAAATTCGCCGATGGTAGGATTAATTTCGGCTAATCTGGCCGAAGGTATTGCTTTGCGGGAAGGACTGGAGTGAATGATTTCGTGTAAGTATGTGAATGTGACTTTTGATATAGACGCGAAGAATATCATAGATGCGGTTCATTAATGCTGATATGATATCTCCAAGTTTGGGGATGCCATCAAGGACATTCAATTGTTAATTCATCATTATCACAAATtttcaatgattttttttagagacATCTCATGTTATAGCTCGTCAAGCATGTTCCAATGCTAatctttttatttcatttaatatCTATGAGTTTCTGAACTCGAATTATTCGGAGTATTAATGAAGctctttgattaaaaaaaaataaaaataaaaaagcagCTTCAAAAATAAAACCAAACCTACTATTTAGCAAAAACAAATtaggaaaaaaattcaaaataattatttaaaacgtaataattaatcaattagcgAAAAAATAAAAGGTAATTTTTATATAAGTTAAGAAAATTATGGGAATATTTtgaaaaatcaaaattgaatccatatattaagcctataacttaatgtaattttattaatttatttgtgGATAAAGTAGAAAATCACTAGCTATAGTAAATTGTGCGTAATATTACTATTTTAATGTTTCAAAAATTGAgtaattttagatttttttggGATAATTACTAAACTAACCACTTTTAGgggttagtttacatttctagccTCTTTCAAAAATTTTTACAAAACTAACCTATTTCAATAGACAATTTCCAATGTTGACCTCGTATTCTTCCTAAATGGAACTTcgtatctttctctctctttctctcgcgctctctctttctctctctaaaaaatagaaaaatctaTCGAATGACTATGAATACTACAACAATTAATCCTACTCACAGTTCATACAACAAGATTTCtacaatcatgtaagtttttcattgatttcTACGAATACtaaaacaatcaatccaacccacagttcaGAACTTCGTGTCTTTCTATCTCTTTCGCTCGCGCTCTCtctcttcatttttcatgttttttctggTCGTACGAACCCCAAAAATCCTGGCATTGTTGTCTAAAAATGCATTTTGAttggaatatcagtttcagattttcccccgacagtgtcgatatctgATCAATATCGACAGATATGACGATATAGCATCGTATCGATATTGGTCGACcaatatcgacaaatatcgacCAATATCGACCAATATCGATATCAATATTGGTCGACcaatatcgacaaatatcgacCAATATCGACCAATACCGATATCGATACGATACTATATTGTCATATCTGTCGATATTGATCAGAAATCGATAGGTGTGGACACTATCGAGGAAAAATATGAAACTAATATTCCAACCAAAatgaattttcattttcaaacaACAATGCCATTGTTTTTGGGGTTCGCATGaccaggaaaaacatgaaaaaggaagagaaacaatatacattgggttGTAGAGAAACAACCTGCTAGATGTTAACGATGataacactaataattaatcaGTTGATAACAAACAACTAATTATAACAACATTCAGTTGTTCATATTTACGGTTAACTATTTGTTGTTCATGGTAAAAGCTAGCTTGGACCTTGTTTGATTCAACGGttagatttgaaaaataaaacgtaattatttttaattcttaTCAAACACTTTTTATCTCTAGTTTAGAATTTGATTTGCTCATGTATCTTTCATGTCTTCCAAGTTGGGCAGTAATCCTAGCTATATATGGAGAAGCGTATGGAGTTCGATTGATCTACTTCGAAAAGGGGTTAGATGGTGTATTGGGGATGGATTTACAATGCAGATCTGGTCGGATTATGGATTATTTCGGATGTTTCACGTATGGGAGGGTCGTTGTCGTCGGGGAGAATCAAATGGACAAGGTCTCAGGGTTGTTTATCACGGGTACTCGGATTTTGAATCACAGGTTGGTTCGGGAGTGGTTCAACGACACGGACGTGGGTGTTATACTTGATATGTTCATTCCATTTGCAGCTCGGGCTGATAGAATTGTGTGGCATTTTAGGCAAGATGGGGGCGTATCTGGCTAAGGCGGGATATAGTTTACTTGAAAGGGACCGATGAGATAGAGGGAGAGGAGAGGGTTGGGCTTGTATGTGGGAGTTTGAGGTACCACCGAAGGTTATGATTTTCATGTGGAAATTGGGAGCGAAACTATTGCTGCTATGAACTAAGCTGATGTCCAGACATGCTTGCACGGTAAGCCATTGTTTGATGTGTTTGTCAGATGTTCGACATGGGTGACATCTGTTCTCAGAGTGCTCATACGCTTCAATGTGTTGGATACAAGCGAGATTGTCTGTCCTAGGAATGGAGTGGGAGATGATTGAGGATTGGGTTTTGCACTTGTGTGCTACTACGAGCATAGAGGAAGTTAGCACATATGTGATTATGCTTTGGACGATTTGGGGCCAAAGGAACCAACAAGTATGGCAGCTTGGCGAGTGGTTAGACGGATACAGACTGATGATGCATTGGGTCTACATCAGATCGTGGGTGCTAGAGTTCAGCGGTGGCAACCTTCGCTATTGGGATGAATTAAATGCAATGTGGATGCCACTTTGTTCGTGGAAGAGAAACGACTCGGAGTAGATGCTGTGATTCGGAACTCAAGAGGTGGTTTTTGGGGCTGCAGAAATTCGCCGGCTAATCTAGCCGAAGCTATTGCTTTACGGAAATGACTAGAATGGGTGATTTCGTCTCAGTATGTGAATGTGACTTTTAAGGTAGACGTCGCGAAGAACATCGTGGATGCGGTTCATCCAAGCAGATGTGATATCTGCGAATTTGAGAATGTTATCAATGATATTCGATTGTTactttattatcattattacaGATTTTCATTTGTCAATTAGCGAACGAGGCAATCtatgttaatattttaatttcatttagTATCCCTAAATTCAGTTATTTGTAAGGATTATTGGAAGTATTAACGAAGTTTTTCTCTTTAattcataaaaagaaaataaaaagcaGCTTCAAAAATAAAACCGAATCTTAGAATGATAAAGCCAAAACAAATtaggaaaaaaattcaaaacgtattaatataatcaattaatggaaaaaataaaaggtaatttttatataagttaagaaaattatagaaatattttgaaaattcaaaatttcaatcaaACAATAAGATATTAAGCCTGTAAATTACTGTAATGTTAACCGTTACCATAGAAATTTCTAGTAATTTTCGGCAATTAGCAGGTGCAAACCGCgtcatatttaattattatattatattatattatattatattgatATTGATAGTTCTTAGAAGTTAAAACTCGCCATCTATTCCATACTATATAATCGGAGTCTCTCTCCAGTCGTGGAACACGGTTCTATCTCCATTTCTAGATTATCGCAACCTTTCAAGGATTTTTACCTTAACTCAAACACTCTCTATCTATCTCTAATTTACAAGGTCCgtttcactctctctctctctctgtctcTATCATTATTTTTCTCGGATTCTCTTTTAGCTTTTGGAGTTTTTTCACTGATTGATTAACGCTTCAAATGAGGTGATTTTGTGTTAATTAAGCTATGATAGTTGCTAATTTAATGTTGATTTTGTTGATTTTGTTTTGATTTGCTGCAGTTCTTGGAAAGATTTTTTTATGGATTTTGCAAGGAGGTGTAATTCGATGGTTTCTAAATCAGTTGTTGAAGATGGATTCGGATTAAGATTTGTGAAGCGTACTAGAAGTTTTGGAAGGAAACGGATTCTAGTTTCCGATTTTGAATTTCCTATTGATCATGATTCTCAAGTAAAAACTCCGTCGAAGAAGAAAAGATTCTGCGATTGTGAGCCGGAGAAATCTCCGATTGAGAGCTTACCTCAAGATATTCTGGTTAGTTTTAGTTTCTGTTTATAGGATCTCTCAATCTCATAACTCAATTTTTGTTGAGCAGTCATTGATATGGATTTTCCGATTCCGATTTTGGATTTTCAGATTAGGATTCTTTGTGGTGTGGATCATGATGATTTGAAGCAGCTTTTCCATGTTTCAACAGTGGTCAGAGAAGCTGTAAGTTTATAAAAAGTTAAAAACGAGTTAATTGATTAACTGATTTCTTCGATTGAAGACTGATTTGCggcttttttttatgaaattgacAGGCGTTGGTTGCTGAGAAACTACATTTCGCTTACAGTACACCGACGAAGGCGAAGACTCGTGGTTTTCGGACTCCGATTGAGTTCGGAGAAGATGAGATTGAAGCACCAAATGCTCCTAGAATTGATAGGAAATCCAATTCTAGATTGAATGGGAAGAAACTTGCTGAATTATCAGTACAGTTATTTGCTAGTCCTAAGAAAGGACTGTTTATGGAGAGTTGATGTGAAAGCAGCTGTAAATTATTGTAAATAGGCGGAGGAGGAGACTATGTCATTTTCGGTTGCATTTCCAGCCACCGGTCCGGGTGGTTAAAGCGGCACTCTCGATCAGGTACTTCCTTCATTGGTTCCGGTCAGGGACGGAGGATTCGGGGGAGTACGGTATATAAAAACACCCAAAAAGAATTAATTTAGCGTCCTTAAATTATGAATAGCGAATTCTGGATACGTCACTGGTTATGACAGAGAAATTCTTTATAGGCCAATTtttattgttcaattttttccaTTGAAAAAAGAGGATTGGTTAGTTTATAATTTTGTGAATGTAATTTATGTTTAGGAAGgtagattttatattttatttattttgcaggGCAATCTGATATTTGCCCTTCTGATCGGATAAACCAACAAGTGTAAATGCTTtgtggttaatttataaaatgaaaaacattCAGAAAGTTTCTTgatttgtgtattttttttcttaatttaagaaaaaaaataacatttattcTGTCTCTTGCTCTGTTATTGGTATGTTTGCTAAGTACTAATTCGTTTTTAGCTGCTGCTTTTTCTGATTTAGAACAATAGAAAATAACATAACTGTCTCAATTCCCAGGTTGAAgttataaaatagaataaatCAGTGATCTCTCAGTagatttctatatatatatatatatatatcttcatAAAATGGATACGAAATGTAAAAACGCTACTAAAGAGATGTATGTCGTGTAACATATTACATATCTACAGTCATCGAAGTGGGGGCAATGGAAGAACGTTACTAACGTAATAAATGGAGGAACGTTACTAACGTACACTATTACATACCGTCATTTATTGGAGTAGGGACGGTGGTAGATCTAGAGACAGCCATTGCTAAAAGGGCATTTTGTCCTTATTATTTGTTTCGTTAAtttttgaacttgcttaaagtgaaaCATTCTCGAATTTGCTCATTATATATCTACTGTCATTTATTGGAGTAGGGATAGTGGTAGATCTAGGGCCAACCATTGCGAAAAGGGCATTTTGTCCTTATTATTTGTTTCGTTAAtttttgaacttgcttaaagtgaaaCATTCTCGAATTTGCTCATTATATATCTACTGTCATTTATTGGAGTAGGGATAGTGGTAGATCTAGGGCCAACCATTGCG
The sequence above is drawn from the Euphorbia lathyris chromosome 6, ddEupLath1.1, whole genome shotgun sequence genome and encodes:
- the LOC136233504 gene encoding F-box protein At1g61340-like isoform X2, encoding MDFARRCNSMVSKSVVEDGFGLRFVKRTRSFGRKRILVSDFEFPIDHDSQVKTPSKKKRFCDCEPEKSPIESLPQDILIRILCGVDHDDLKQLFHVSTVVREAALVAEKLHFAYSTPTKAKTRGFRTPIEFGEDEIEAPNAPRIDRKSNSRLNGKKLAELSVQLFASPKKGLFMES
- the LOC136233504 gene encoding F-box protein At1g61340-like isoform X1 → MSSWKDFFMDFARRCNSMVSKSVVEDGFGLRFVKRTRSFGRKRILVSDFEFPIDHDSQVKTPSKKKRFCDCEPEKSPIESLPQDILIRILCGVDHDDLKQLFHVSTVVREAALVAEKLHFAYSTPTKAKTRGFRTPIEFGEDEIEAPNAPRIDRKSNSRLNGKKLAELSVQLFASPKKGLFMES